Proteins from a genomic interval of Candidatus Neomarinimicrobiota bacterium:
- a CDS encoding Gfo/Idh/MocA family oxidoreductase, with protein MVRMKTIKIGVIGAGHLGASHIRNLQTIEGVELVGFHDIDKNRANEVSKSSKSKFYESRSELLGLVDAVSIVTPTKTHYEIASDAIRKGLNIFIEKPICYIPDEARKLVELAGSKDCVLQVGHIERFSGAYQAIAHKNLNPMFVECHRLMEFQPRNLDVAVVHDLMIHDIDLVLHMTGSKPIKIDASGVSVITNSVDIANARLTFAGGCVANLTASRISQKGMRKMRIFQSNSYITLDFLNQETHIYGIGDSGMTENGQKISEIKLGDITKEIYLEATNIVEDNPLLAELEAFIRSIRTGEEPPVTGEDGLAALEVASEIISTINEGPTDPN; from the coding sequence ATGGTTAGAATGAAAACTATCAAGATAGGTGTTATAGGCGCAGGTCACCTTGGAGCGTCGCATATTCGCAACCTTCAGACAATTGAAGGAGTGGAATTGGTCGGATTTCACGATATAGACAAGAATCGCGCAAATGAGGTTTCCAAAAGCTCTAAATCAAAATTTTATGAATCAAGATCGGAACTGCTCGGATTGGTTGATGCGGTGTCTATTGTGACACCTACGAAAACCCATTATGAAATAGCCTCGGATGCCATTCGTAAAGGATTAAACATATTTATAGAAAAACCTATCTGTTATATTCCCGATGAAGCACGGAAACTTGTTGAATTAGCCGGAAGCAAGGACTGCGTCTTACAAGTAGGTCACATTGAACGGTTCAGCGGCGCTTATCAAGCTATAGCTCACAAAAATCTGAATCCAATGTTTGTAGAATGCCACAGGCTGATGGAGTTTCAACCAAGGAATTTAGATGTAGCGGTCGTGCACGACCTTATGATACATGACATAGACCTTGTTTTACATATGACAGGCTCGAAGCCGATAAAAATCGATGCCAGCGGTGTTTCTGTGATAACAAATTCCGTGGACATCGCCAATGCGAGATTGACTTTTGCAGGAGGCTGCGTGGCAAATCTCACTGCGAGTCGCATAAGTCAAAAGGGAATGCGGAAGATGAGGATATTTCAGAGTAATTCTTATATCACCCTCGATTTCCTGAATCAAGAAACTCATATCTACGGAATTGGCGACAGTGGAATGACAGAAAACGGACAGAAAATATCCGAGATAAAATTGGGCGATATTACGAAAGAAATATATCTCGAAGCAACAAACATTGTGGAGGATAATCCGTTATTGGCTGAATTAGAAGCTTTCATTCGGTCTATCCGAACCGGAGAAGAACCTCCCGTTACAGGTGAGGATGGATTAGCCGCTTTGGAAGTGGCATCCGAGATAATCTCAACAATTAATGAAGGACCAACGGACCCGAACTGA
- the ychF gene encoding redox-regulated ATPase YchF encodes MGFSCGIVGLPNVGKSTIYRALTSADVTIEPYAFSTITPNTGIAQVPDERLDSIALIVNPERIVNTTLNFVDVAGLVEGAASGEGMGNQFLSHIRKVNAIAHVVRCFEDSNVPHISKELNPIQDIEIVELELILKDLETIGKRIEKTKKVSKAGDKEAMEEITLFEMVRDVLDEGTPVRNIEFDEEEQTLIDELFFLSAKPQLFVANIGESNIGDNDYELLNQVSKAAAERKSPIISLCSKLEAELSELESEEKAVFARELGILNSGLENLVAIGYEMLNLITFFTTRSNEVKAWTVKEGTTASAAAGKIHTDIEKGFIKADVIKYEDLMEFESESAVREKGLVMTAGRDYPVEDGDIIHFKFR; translated from the coding sequence ATTACGCCTAACACCGGAATTGCGCAGGTTCCCGATGAACGTCTTGACAGTATAGCGCTAATTGTAAATCCCGAAAGGATAGTCAATACTACTCTAAATTTTGTGGATGTTGCCGGATTGGTTGAGGGCGCTGCGTCAGGCGAAGGAATGGGAAATCAATTTTTAAGCCATATAAGAAAAGTGAACGCAATCGCGCACGTAGTACGCTGCTTTGAAGACAGTAACGTCCCTCATATCTCTAAGGAATTGAACCCGATTCAAGATATAGAAATAGTCGAATTAGAGCTAATACTTAAAGATTTGGAAACTATTGGTAAAAGAATTGAAAAAACGAAAAAAGTTTCCAAAGCCGGAGATAAGGAGGCGATGGAAGAGATTACGTTATTTGAAATGGTGAGGGATGTTCTTGACGAAGGCACTCCCGTTAGAAATATTGAATTTGATGAAGAAGAGCAAACGTTGATTGACGAACTCTTTTTTCTGTCAGCGAAACCTCAATTATTTGTCGCCAACATCGGTGAATCGAATATCGGCGATAATGATTATGAATTGTTAAATCAAGTCTCAAAAGCAGCGGCAGAACGCAAAAGCCCTATCATCTCGCTTTGCAGCAAATTAGAAGCGGAATTGTCGGAATTGGAATCGGAAGAAAAAGCTGTTTTTGCACGAGAGCTTGGGATTCTTAATTCGGGACTCGAAAACCTTGTGGCTATCGGCTACGAAATGCTTAATCTTATCACATTTTTTACTACTCGCTCTAACGAAGTTAAGGCATGGACCGTGAAAGAGGGCACGACCGCATCCGCGGCTGCCGGAAAAATCCACACGGATATTGAAAAAGGCTTCATCAAAGCTGATGTAATCAAATATGAAGATCTGATGGAATTTGAATCTGAATCAGCCGTTAGGGAAAAAGGATTAGTTATGACGGCAGGAAGAGATTATCCTGTGGAAGATGGAGACATAATTCATTTTAAGTTCAGGTAG
- a CDS encoding biopolymer transporter ExbD, translating to MKFEKKHGVQEGIPTASMPDIVFMLLIFFMVTTVLKKFDGLPLTLPRARKIEKLGTKRHVTYIWVDRAGKISVDDKIVSTRGVRSVVYERFVEDPQLIVSMKIDQKTNFGIVSDIHQELREAGTLRINYSTKTESG from the coding sequence ATGAAATTTGAAAAAAAACATGGAGTACAGGAGGGAATACCTACGGCGTCAATGCCTGATATCGTATTTATGCTTCTGATTTTCTTTATGGTAACAACAGTCCTTAAAAAATTTGACGGTCTTCCGCTGACACTTCCCCGCGCTCGTAAAATTGAGAAGTTGGGTACAAAAAGACACGTGACTTATATCTGGGTGGACCGAGCCGGTAAAATTAGTGTCGATGATAAAATAGTCAGCACAAGAGGCGTTAGAAGTGTTGTCTATGAACGGTTTGTAGAAGATCCCCAACTGATTGTCTCTATGAAAATCGATCAAAAAACCAATTTCGGAATCGTAAGCGATATTCATCAGGAACTGCGCGAAGCAGGTACGCTGAGAATTAATTATTCTACCAAAACAGAATCCGGCTAA
- the lpxB gene encoding lipid-A-disaccharide synthase — MNSNSILIVAGEVSGDIQGGKLVKAIKELSPEIKIAGIGGDNMSSAGMELLRSVDEMSFLGFTEIIKHLPFVRKVMNELLKWIEIERPKIVLLIDYPGFNLRLAEKAKKLGCKIIYYISPQIWAWGKGRIKKIAGVVDQMIVIFPFEEELYRNAGVAVEFVGHPILENLEVNSSKEDFFSENDLDSDEILIGLLPGSRTQEVESLYKTMIDAVELLKSEFPNAQSITAKSPVLDNAVYDKIAGNDRLKQTNKTYDVMKHSDLLFVASGTATLESACFGTPFIVVYRVSPISWFIGKMLVKIDSIGLVNIVAGKKIAPELLQSDLTPARLAREALNILKDEKSYAETSSELLKVKNLLGEPGASKKAAEIIIKHFQS; from the coding sequence TTGAATTCCAACTCAATCCTTATCGTAGCAGGCGAAGTTTCAGGGGACATACAAGGCGGTAAGTTAGTCAAGGCGATTAAGGAACTCTCCCCAGAAATAAAGATAGCCGGTATCGGTGGCGACAATATGAGTTCAGCGGGTATGGAATTACTTCGCAGTGTGGACGAAATGTCTTTCCTTGGATTTACCGAAATAATCAAGCATCTCCCCTTTGTTCGTAAAGTGATGAACGAATTACTGAAATGGATTGAAATAGAACGCCCAAAAATAGTACTGCTTATAGATTATCCCGGCTTCAACCTCCGATTAGCAGAAAAGGCTAAAAAACTCGGTTGCAAAATAATTTATTATATCAGTCCTCAAATTTGGGCTTGGGGCAAAGGCAGGATAAAAAAAATCGCCGGTGTAGTCGACCAAATGATCGTAATCTTTCCATTTGAGGAGGAACTTTACCGGAATGCGGGTGTCGCTGTGGAATTTGTCGGGCATCCGATTCTTGAAAATTTAGAAGTTAACTCTTCAAAAGAAGATTTTTTTTCGGAAAACGATCTGGACTCCGATGAAATATTGATTGGTCTGTTGCCCGGCAGTAGAACTCAGGAAGTTGAATCTCTTTACAAAACTATGATTGACGCGGTTGAGCTGCTCAAATCAGAATTTCCAAATGCGCAGTCCATAACTGCAAAATCACCCGTGCTTGATAACGCAGTTTATGATAAGATTGCTGGCAACGACAGGCTAAAACAGACAAACAAAACTTATGATGTTATGAAACATTCTGATCTGCTATTTGTGGCTTCAGGAACGGCAACGTTGGAATCTGCCTGCTTCGGCACTCCATTTATAGTTGTATACCGCGTTTCTCCCATCTCATGGTTTATAGGAAAGATGCTGGTGAAAATCGATTCCATCGGATTGGTTAATATTGTAGCGGGAAAGAAAATAGCGCCGGAGCTTCTGCAATCTGACCTGACTCCTGCTCGCCTTGCCCGAGAAGCGCTTAATATTCTTAAAGATGAAAAATCGTATGCAGAAACATCATCCGAGCTTCTGAAAGTTAAAAATTTGCTTGGAGAGCCGGGCGCATCAAAAAAAGCAGCTGAGATAATTATTAAACACTTTCAGTCGTAA
- a CDS encoding sugar kinase: MSLLIVGSIAFDSIETIKGKREKIIGGSANYASLAASLFTYSKIIGVVGEDYPKDIIEIMNQKGIDTTGLIVEAGDTFSWGGVYSDDFSQRTTLFTNLNVFETFNPVLNDSHKKSNYVLLGNIHPSLQSSVLDQLESASFVACDTMNLWINTTLDELKNLISKVDIILINEEEAVLLAGNNNLSGAAQTILGMGPSFLIIKKGSDGAVLYGKDLKFSIPAFPVEEVFDPTGAGDSFAGGLMAYLAMAGSNDKETFKRAMAAGTILASFCVEEFGVERLLKVTPEEVNDRFSILSELANMDATPLLK, from the coding sequence GTGAGTTTACTCATAGTCGGTTCAATTGCTTTCGACTCTATCGAAACCATCAAAGGTAAACGAGAAAAGATTATCGGTGGCTCTGCTAATTACGCATCTTTGGCGGCTTCGCTATTTACATATTCTAAGATTATCGGTGTAGTTGGAGAGGATTATCCAAAAGATATTATAGAAATTATGAATCAAAAAGGTATTGATACCACCGGTTTAATCGTGGAGGCGGGCGATACATTCAGCTGGGGTGGAGTGTATTCTGATGATTTCTCCCAGCGGACCACTCTATTTACGAACCTCAACGTCTTTGAAACATTTAATCCGGTACTAAACGATTCACATAAAAAATCCAATTACGTACTCCTCGGAAATATTCATCCATCGCTTCAATCAAGTGTCCTTGATCAATTGGAGTCAGCTTCTTTTGTTGCTTGCGATACGATGAATCTATGGATTAACACTACTTTAGATGAATTAAAAAATCTAATATCGAAAGTTGATATTATTCTTATCAATGAGGAAGAAGCAGTTCTGCTTGCCGGGAATAATAATTTATCCGGGGCGGCTCAAACAATACTCGGAATGGGACCGAGCTTTTTAATTATAAAGAAAGGTTCCGATGGAGCAGTACTTTATGGCAAAGACCTTAAATTTTCTATCCCTGCTTTTCCGGTGGAAGAAGTATTCGACCCTACCGGCGCCGGAGATTCATTTGCCGGCGGACTTATGGCGTATTTAGCCATGGCCGGATCTAATGATAAAGAAACTTTTAAACGTGCTATGGCCGCCGGAACGATTCTCGCTTCATTCTGTGTGGAAGAATTTGGAGTTGAGCGGTTATTAAAAGTTACTCCCGAAGAGGTAAATGACCGTTTTTCTATTTTATCTGAATTAGCAAATATGGACGCAACTCCTCTTTTAAAGTGA
- a CDS encoding biopolymer transporter ExbD → MLLDKRKRKPAEIPTSSLADIAFLLLVFFLVTTTIDMDKGLTLVLPAPGEEKEIPKENISNLLINAAGMVMMDEVPLAISEIKKIAKRKIAENPNLIFSVKTDRATDYQKFVSVIDQLKMANALRISIAEPEF, encoded by the coding sequence ATGCTGTTAGATAAAAGAAAAAGAAAACCAGCCGAAATCCCTACCAGTTCATTGGCGGATATCGCATTTCTTCTATTAGTATTCTTTTTGGTGACGACTACGATAGATATGGACAAGGGACTCACGCTCGTCCTTCCCGCTCCGGGTGAAGAAAAGGAAATCCCGAAGGAAAATATTTCTAACTTGCTGATAAACGCGGCAGGTATGGTAATGATGGATGAGGTGCCTCTTGCAATATCTGAGATAAAGAAAATTGCAAAACGGAAAATTGCAGAAAATCCAAATTTAATTTTTTCTGTTAAAACTGATAGAGCTACTGATTACCAGAAATTCGTATCGGTCATAGATCAGCTTAAGATGGCTAACGCCTTAAGAATATCAATAGCTGAACCGGAGTTTTAG
- the lpxK gene encoding tetraacyldisaccharide 4'-kinase yields MFNNHLMLFLMLPITILYRLLIFIRNLLYDKGVFPAKKAGCPVVSVGNISVGGTGKTPFVIWLAEQFSSRNRNVGILTRGYGRDNKNPQTYIPSDKINDWRDSGDEPFLIHNRLGNVTLAVNANRLRGASAAIDKGNCDLLILDDGFQHRKIHRDIDIVLFDDSDNLREKLLIPSGRLREPLSSLRRADVLVYSGEEKDSARLNKFLKNSCIVCGGKKTADSLVNIHTGNEIEFSSLNNTNISAFCGIGNPEGFRSTLKSAEPKNLSFMAFSDHHLYRKSDLNKIRKQYLSSKSKFLVTTEKDSFKLPQNFYVELNVYFLRIKYDVTWGKERLISLLMKN; encoded by the coding sequence ATGTTCAATAATCATTTAATGCTATTTCTCATGCTTCCAATTACGATTCTTTACCGCCTTTTGATTTTTATCAGGAATTTGCTCTATGATAAAGGCGTATTCCCTGCGAAAAAAGCCGGTTGCCCCGTCGTCAGCGTGGGTAACATAAGTGTTGGCGGTACGGGCAAGACTCCATTTGTCATCTGGCTTGCCGAACAATTTTCTTCAAGAAATAGAAATGTCGGAATATTAACCCGAGGATATGGCAGAGATAACAAAAACCCTCAAACATATATCCCGTCGGATAAAATAAATGATTGGCGGGATTCCGGTGACGAGCCTTTCCTTATCCACAATCGACTCGGAAACGTAACGCTGGCTGTAAACGCAAATAGGCTGCGCGGAGCAAGCGCCGCAATTGATAAAGGAAATTGTGATTTGTTAATTCTTGATGACGGATTTCAACACCGAAAAATCCATAGAGACATTGACATTGTTCTATTCGATGACAGTGATAATCTCCGTGAAAAGCTGCTTATTCCGTCAGGTCGGTTGAGAGAACCGTTGAGTTCGCTTCGAAGAGCTGATGTCCTGGTTTATTCAGGTGAAGAAAAAGATTCGGCGCGCTTGAATAAGTTCTTAAAAAACAGCTGCATTGTTTGCGGCGGCAAAAAAACGGCTGACTCGTTAGTCAATATTCATACAGGAAATGAAATTGAATTCTCGTCATTGAATAATACTAATATCAGCGCGTTTTGCGGAATCGGTAATCCTGAAGGGTTTCGTTCGACTCTAAAATCAGCCGAACCAAAAAATTTATCATTTATGGCATTTTCCGATCATCATCTGTATAGAAAATCCGATTTGAATAAAATCAGAAAACAATATCTCTCGTCAAAATCGAAGTTTCTCGTCACTACGGAGAAAGACTCTTTCAAATTACCACAGAACTTTTACGTGGAGCTTAACGTATACTTTTTGAGGATAAAATATGATGTCACTTGGGGAAAAGAGAGGTTAATTAGCTTACTAATGAAAAATTAA
- a CDS encoding energy transducer TonB: MDYKKPEVSLKTPYRRLVEIGFMVTLFMLITLGIAFPKFREKRVSLTPPKIEINIDKIEVTQQFEAPPPPARPSIPVESESDDLLDDVTIDPTTIDMFSEIEPPPPPLSNIEFIAYDEDPVPIGGYAAIKKKAKYPDIAREAGIEGMVIVRAFIDAKGIVRETKIQLGIPNTGLNEAAMDAVRKTRFKPAKQRDKPVGVWISIPITFKLTAD, translated from the coding sequence ATGGACTATAAAAAACCGGAAGTTAGCCTGAAGACCCCTTATCGCCGATTGGTAGAGATAGGATTTATGGTTACTCTCTTCATGCTGATAACTCTTGGTATTGCCTTTCCAAAGTTTAGGGAGAAAAGAGTCTCACTCACACCGCCGAAAATAGAGATTAACATCGATAAGATTGAGGTAACACAGCAATTTGAAGCTCCGCCCCCGCCAGCAAGACCATCTATACCGGTAGAATCGGAAAGCGATGATCTCCTTGACGATGTTACCATTGATCCTACTACGATTGATATGTTCTCCGAAATCGAACCTCCACCTCCACCTCTTTCGAATATAGAGTTTATTGCTTATGATGAAGACCCTGTGCCTATTGGCGGTTACGCTGCTATTAAGAAAAAGGCTAAATATCCCGACATAGCCCGTGAAGCCGGTATTGAAGGAATGGTTATTGTTCGAGCATTTATCGATGCAAAAGGTATTGTTCGGGAAACAAAAATTCAACTTGGTATTCCCAATACAGGTTTAAACGAAGCGGCAATGGACGCAGTGAGAAAAACACGGTTTAAGCCAGCCAAACAGAGAGACAAGCCTGTAGGAGTTTGGATTTCGATTCCGATTACATTCAAACTCACTGCGGACTAA
- a CDS encoding MotA/TolQ/ExbB proton channel family protein, translating to MVDKFFQGGPFMWPILILFIVGLALCVERLVTLSRASINTRQFMIDIKTALSQKGFEAAMELSSETKGPVASLLYAGLLKAKRGVQAVEKAIESAGTIEMAFLEKNLIWLGTISTIAPLLGFTGTVSGMVGAFDDIAAADDISPSIVAGGISEALLTTLFGLIVAMIIQILHNYFVSQIDALILDMEESSVELVDSLIDLSEGNLKVQPPAAPGGSDSGSGLASD from the coding sequence ATGGTTGATAAATTCTTTCAGGGAGGCCCCTTTATGTGGCCTATTCTCATATTATTCATTGTCGGGTTGGCGCTTTGTGTAGAGCGGCTTGTAACACTATCACGAGCATCAATTAATACTCGTCAATTTATGATAGACATTAAAACCGCGTTAAGTCAGAAAGGCTTTGAAGCAGCAATGGAACTTTCCTCAGAGACCAAAGGTCCTGTTGCTTCCCTTCTTTACGCAGGGCTTTTGAAAGCTAAAAGAGGTGTGCAAGCTGTAGAAAAGGCTATCGAAAGTGCCGGCACAATAGAAATGGCGTTTCTTGAGAAAAATCTGATCTGGCTCGGAACTATCTCAACTATCGCTCCGCTTCTCGGTTTCACCGGAACAGTTTCCGGTATGGTAGGCGCTTTCGATGATATTGCAGCTGCCGATGATATATCCCCTTCTATTGTTGCAGGCGGAATTTCTGAAGCTCTACTGACAACACTATTCGGTCTTATCGTCGCAATGATTATTCAAATACTCCATAATTATTTCGTCTCCCAGATTGATGCTTTGATACTTGATATGGAAGAAAGTTCCGTGGAATTAGTTGATTCGCTAATCGACTTAAGTGAAGGAAATCTTAAAGTTCAGCCGCCGGCAGCACCAGGTGGAAGCGACTCAGGTTCAGGCTTAGCGAGTGATTAA
- a CDS encoding S41 family peptidase: protein MKKRIQISAIIVISFLIGFGGNHVLHSASDLYLKLEVFENIIQIMNRYYVETVDWDKVMNGAYKGMMAQLDPHSVYINKDKFKKSEESFAGKFQGIGIEFDLLDDYITVIAPIAGSPSEKLGILPGDKIVTIDGESAKGITYEDVFERLRGPKGSKVNVTIRRTGLDEDFDLTITRDEIPIYSVLSSFMINEETGYILLSRFSRTTSDEVEKALINLESQGMKSLVLDLRSNAGGYLDEAVDVLDKFIGGGEILVYTKGRVSSANEEYYSTSKATHDRFPLVVLVNRGSASASEIVAGAIQDLDRGLVVGETTFGKGLVQRQWKMKDDSAIRVTIARYYTPSGRLIQRSYENGIEQYYDDIRNDAQNSVDPELDDRPVFSTRSGRPVRGGGGITPDISVRPDAHLSKNSIKLLSHPNRFGFSFAADYASRNKKLGSDEDTFYNSFEITDKIFTDFKSFIEKSDFEMDGESFESDKEYLKNLIKSEIAGALFGRNGRYKIRLQKDNQLLRALELLPDAKKLSEAPAVLQEKSN, encoded by the coding sequence ATGAAGAAACGTATTCAAATATCAGCGATAATCGTTATCAGTTTCCTTATCGGATTCGGCGGGAACCATGTTCTCCATTCTGCCTCGGATTTATACCTGAAATTAGAAGTTTTCGAGAATATAATTCAAATTATGAACCGCTATTATGTTGAAACTGTCGATTGGGACAAAGTTATGAACGGCGCTTATAAAGGGATGATGGCGCAGCTAGACCCCCATTCGGTTTATATAAATAAGGATAAGTTCAAAAAAAGCGAAGAGAGTTTTGCAGGAAAGTTTCAGGGAATCGGGATAGAATTTGATCTGCTCGACGATTACATAACCGTAATCGCGCCTATAGCGGGCTCCCCTTCTGAAAAGTTGGGAATTTTACCCGGTGATAAAATTGTAACCATCGACGGAGAGTCTGCAAAGGGAATAACATACGAAGATGTCTTTGAGAGGCTAAGAGGACCGAAAGGCTCAAAAGTGAATGTCACCATCCGAAGAACCGGCTTGGATGAAGATTTTGACCTTACCATTACGAGAGACGAAATACCTATTTATTCGGTTCTTTCTTCATTTATGATTAATGAAGAGACAGGATATATACTTTTAAGTAGATTCTCGCGTACCACAAGCGATGAAGTTGAAAAAGCGCTGATTAATTTAGAATCCCAGGGAATGAAAAGTCTTGTGTTGGATTTGCGCTCCAACGCCGGCGGTTATCTTGATGAGGCTGTAGATGTTCTTGATAAATTTATCGGAGGCGGAGAAATTCTTGTCTATACCAAAGGCAGAGTTTCAAGCGCAAATGAGGAATACTATTCCACTTCGAAAGCCACCCACGATAGGTTCCCACTCGTCGTCTTAGTGAACAGAGGTTCGGCAAGCGCTTCGGAAATCGTTGCAGGCGCTATTCAAGACCTTGACAGAGGCTTGGTTGTAGGAGAAACCACATTCGGAAAAGGGCTTGTACAAAGACAATGGAAAATGAAGGACGATTCCGCAATCAGGGTAACCATCGCCAGATACTATACTCCCAGCGGAAGATTAATTCAAAGGTCTTACGAAAATGGTATAGAACAGTATTACGATGATATTCGGAACGATGCTCAAAATTCGGTTGATCCCGAACTCGATGATAGGCCTGTATTCAGTACAAGATCGGGCAGACCTGTTCGTGGAGGTGGAGGCATCACTCCTGATATTTCAGTTCGTCCTGATGCACATTTATCTAAAAACAGTATCAAACTATTAAGTCATCCAAATAGATTCGGCTTTTCATTTGCCGCTGATTACGCCTCCCGGAATAAGAAATTGGGTTCGGATGAGGATACTTTTTATAATTCATTCGAAATCACCGATAAAATATTTACGGATTTTAAATCGTTCATAGAAAAATCAGATTTTGAAATGGACGGTGAGTCTTTTGAATCTGACAAAGAGTATCTGAAAAATTTGATAAAATCCGAGATTGCAGGGGCATTATTCGGCAGAAACGGAAGATATAAAATCAGGCTTCAGAAAGACAATCAGCTGCTCAGGGCATTAGAGCTACTGCCCGACGCGAAAAAGCTTTCAGAAGCTCCGGCTGTTCTTCAGGAAAAATCCAATTAA